The proteins below are encoded in one region of Lactuca sativa cultivar Salinas chromosome 3, Lsat_Salinas_v11, whole genome shotgun sequence:
- the LOC111892881 gene encoding splicing factor-like protein 1, which produces MDSLPPETLAPTPTPYDALDYTKNSSNQHPPPDFGSAPPPPPPPSDSDHNFSHQLQIVCQTDPKPDTTDPKPDNGGVRSVTTEKDNSGVEEDTTSRRRRRSRWDPPPTDGDADQNGGKKRKSRWADDEPKPVFQLPDFMKDFTGGMDMDPEIQALNARLMEISRILQSGQQLDDRPEGARSPSPDPIYDNMGTRINTREFRARERLNRERQEIISQIIKRNPAFKPPADYRPPKLQKKLYIPMKEYPGYNFIGLIIGPRGNTQKRMEKETGAKIVIRGKGSVKEGRFGQKRDLKFDPSENEDLHVLVEAETQEGLEAAAGMVEKLLHPVDEGLNEHKRQQLRELAALNGTIRDDEYCRLCGEPGHRQFACPSRMSTFKSDVLCKICGDGGHPTIDCPVKGTAGKKMDDEYQNFLAELGGTLPEGVTKQSTPLPIMGSSTSNPPWAPSTNGGGSSSTGTSAHPGLGSNVAKPGVGFGLGLGIGKEIDDTNLYIGYLPPTFEDDALIRLFSPFGEIVMAKVIKDRVTGLSKGYGFVKYSDISQANQAIASMNGYRLDGRVIAVRVAGKPPQPTVPPGPPAPTYPGGYPSQQMTAPPPGSYMTAPVPWGPPPPPPPPPYAAYAPPPPPPPPGSSMYSSYPSQQQIPSYGVQYPPPPPPPPPQNKSVITSTTTTTTNTEAQAQQSYPNNMNAPPAQSPSQSSNVYGTTTTTPNTQTAYPYSSYYTQSVVEQQSFAAAPWSLNLSADQTQQTTYGTDPEYDKFMAEMK; this is translated from the coding sequence ATGGATTCTCTTCCCCCCGAAACCCTAGCTCCCACTCCTACTCCCTATGATGCGTTGGATTACACCAAGAACTCCAGTAACCAGCATCCGCCGCCTGATTTTGGCTCAGCACCTCCACCCCCGCCCCCGCCGTCCGATTCCGACCACAATTTTTCTCATCAACTTCAAATCGTATGTCAAACGGATCCCAAGCCAGACACAACAGATCCGAAGCCTGATAATGGCGGCGTTAGGAGTGTTACTACGGAAAAGGATAACTCTGGCGTGGAGGAGGATACAACAAGCAGGAGACGGAGGCGGAGCAGATGGGACCCGCCTCCTACCGATGGAGATGCTGATCAGAATGGGGGTAAAAAGAGGAAGTCTCGTTGGGCGGACGACGAGCCGAAACCCGTGTTTCAGTTGCCGGATTTCATGAAGGATTTTACTGGAGGTATGGATATGGATCCTGAAATTCAGGCTTTGAATGCAAGGCTTATGGAAATTAGTAGAATTTTACAGTCTGGACAACAGTTAGATGATCGTCCGGAAGGTGCTAGGTCTCCTTCGCCGGACCCGATATATGATAATATGGGAACCAGAATAAACACTAGAGAATTTAGGGCGAGGGAAAGGCTTAACAGAGAGAGACAAGAGATTATTTCGCAGATTATTAAAAGAAATCCTGCGTTTAAGCCCCCTGCTGATTATAGGCCTCCGAAGCTTCAGAAGAAGCTGTATATACCAATGAAAGAATACCCTGGTTATAATTTTATCGGACTTATAATTGGGCCGAGAGGTAATACGCAGAAGAGGATGGAAAAGGAGACTGGAGCTAAAATCGTTATACGGGGGAAAGGCTCAGTGAAAGAAGGCAGGTTTGGGCAAAAGCGTGATTTGAAGTTTGATCCTTCTGAAAACGAAGATTTACATGTTTTAGTGGAAGCAGAGACACAGGAAGGGCTTGAAGCTGCAGCAGGGATGGTGGAAAAGCTATTGCATCCTGTTGATGAAGGATTGAATGAACATAAAAGACAGCAGCTGCGTGAACTTGCTGCTCTGAATGGAACAATAAGAGACGACGAGTATTGTAGATTGTGTGGTGAACCTGGGCATCGTCAATTTGCCTGCCCCTCCCGCATGTCAACTTTTAAGAGCGATGTGTTGTGTAAGATCTGTGGAGACGGAGGACACCCAACCATTGATTGCCCTGTGAAAGGGACTGCAGGAAAGAAAATGGATGATGAGTATCAGAATTTCTTGGCAGAACTTGGCGGGACCCTTCCAGAAGGTGTCACCAAGCAAAGCACACCATTGCCAATCATGGGTTCTTCCACGAGCAATCCACCATGGGCACCCAGCACAAACGGAGGAGGAAGCAGTAGTACAGGAACATCTGCACATCCGGGTCTAGGAAGCAATGTAGCAAAACCAGGAGTCGGTTTTGGTCTTGGTCTTGGAATTGGTAAAGAAATCGATGATACCAATCTGTATATCGGGTACCTGCCTCCGACTTTCGAAGATGATGCCCTGATTCGGTTGTTTTCACCATTTGGGGAGATAGTAATGGCAAAGGTGATTAAAGACAGGGTCACTGGGCTGAGCAAAGGTTATGGTTTTGTCAAGTATTCTGATATATCTCAGGCCAATCAAGCCATTGCTAGCATGAATGGTTATCGTCTGGATGGAAGAGTAATTGCAGTAAGAGTTGCAGGAAAGCCACCCCAACCTACTGTACCCCCTGGTCCTCCTGCGCCCACTTATCCTGGCGGGTATCCATCTCAGCAGATGACTGCGCCACCGCCTGGGAGTTATATGACTGCCCCAGTTCCATGGggaccaccaccaccgcctcctcctcctccttaTGCTGCTTATGCTCCTCCTCCGCCTCCTCCTCCTCCTGGATCGAGCATGTATTCATCCTACCCAAGCCAACAACAGATCCCCTCTTATGGTGTTCaatatcctcctcctcctcctcctcctccacctcAGAACAAGAGCGTTATTACatcaactactactactactactaataCTGAGGCCCAAGCCCAACAAAGCTACCCAAATAATATGAATGCACCTCCTGCACAGTCCCCATCCCAGTCTAGTAATGTTTAtgggacaacaacaacaacaccaaacaCCCAAACTGCATATCCTTACTCTTCTTATTACACTCAGTCAGTAGTTGAGCAGCAAAGTTTTGCAGCTGCACCCTGGTCTTTAAATCTCTCTGCAGACCAAACTCAGCAAACTACTTATGGCACAGACCCTGAGTATGACAAGTTTATGGCTGAGATGAAATGA